The Fimbriimonas ginsengisoli Gsoil 348 genome window below encodes:
- a CDS encoding S53 family peptidase, which translates to MIHRRALLLPALLGLSLPLMAQQTPTRRIAVPMSEPEGISRAIPIGHAASDRTLHLTVSLPYGDAAGMQSFVDDVSNPKSPEYRHFITPEQVGQRFGVSAANVQKVADYLTSQGMKIQLVGKNRLSIMADATVAQAEAAFQTNISQFAWNTLDVPAGGLYSFTTEPSLPASVAPLVIDISGMENFTRPKPRTFLTPTQLRTLYGVAPLYSGGSQGQGRTVGVSSWDGFKLSNIPHEYTQFALPTPAGGVGSNVSVVTILSGMNGPNDGEADLDIQTVLAMSPLCNLIIYDGGNLHTGVNLTGTLTKEANDNNADIITESYGWQLGSSTATAVHNLHLSMSAQGITYMAASGDSGTDLSFFYPNIEPEVLSVGGTTAVATAAGVRTSETGWSGSGGGWNTNAAAFNVLPAYQKGTGVPTNINFRLNPDLALDADPNTGYVVFLDDGVHPAGFYQIGGTSGASPTFAGALADAEQRLIALGSLPANAAGKKRFGRIQDLIYSYNGDSSVFFDILTGANGTLPNGQTSTAKAGWDFVTGWGAMNFDAFVTKVANFPKVSTVTVAPTTVEGGSATAVTGTVTLTKPALTGGDVVTLASSDSAVTVPGSITIAAGATTGTFAVTTKAVGALKTVTLTASKSNSSATCPLTVTTPVPTALAIAPASAVGGSATGGTGTVTVDIAAPAGGLAVALTSSNTAAATVPASVTIAQGATTATFPVTPQVVTASTAATITATSGGKSKTAPFTSLATRLSAFSLNPATVFGGTASVGTVTLAGPAPTGGISVAISLSDATLATLSSATVTIPAGSTSGTVTVNSKAVDVAKTLTVTATYAGVSKPATLTINKAALASMTSSLATALGGVNSPVVTATLTSPAGPAGAVVSISTNLPSVAKFAVTTLTIPAGSKTATATLTTMPVAADTAVSILGSFNGNKSAAVTVQAATLVSITLNPTSVLGNGVNAVTGTITLNGPAGPNVRTVSLASSNGTVVTVPTTVNVLTGATTATFSFKPKAVAASTSVTITATLAAISKTATLTVTH; encoded by the coding sequence ATGATTCACCGCAGAGCCCTCCTCCTCCCAGCACTGCTGGGGCTATCGCTGCCGTTGATGGCGCAGCAGACGCCCACGCGCCGAATCGCCGTTCCCATGTCCGAGCCCGAGGGGATATCCCGCGCGATACCGATCGGCCACGCCGCTTCGGACAGGACGTTGCACCTCACCGTGAGCTTGCCCTACGGCGACGCCGCGGGAATGCAAAGCTTCGTCGACGATGTTTCGAATCCGAAGAGCCCGGAGTACCGGCACTTCATCACTCCCGAGCAGGTCGGCCAGCGCTTCGGCGTTTCAGCGGCGAACGTTCAGAAAGTCGCCGACTACCTGACCTCCCAGGGAATGAAGATTCAACTGGTGGGCAAGAACCGGCTGTCGATCATGGCGGACGCCACCGTCGCGCAGGCGGAGGCGGCGTTCCAGACCAACATCAGCCAGTTCGCCTGGAACACGCTGGATGTGCCCGCCGGGGGCCTTTACTCGTTTACCACCGAGCCCTCGTTGCCGGCGTCGGTCGCGCCGTTAGTCATCGACATCTCCGGCATGGAGAACTTCACCCGGCCCAAGCCGAGGACGTTCCTAACCCCCACCCAGCTTCGAACCCTCTACGGCGTGGCCCCGCTCTACAGTGGCGGCTCGCAAGGCCAGGGTCGCACGGTCGGAGTCTCTAGCTGGGACGGATTCAAGCTGTCGAACATTCCCCACGAGTACACCCAGTTTGCACTTCCTACCCCAGCGGGGGGCGTCGGGTCCAACGTTTCCGTGGTGACTATCCTCAGCGGCATGAATGGGCCGAACGACGGGGAGGCGGACCTAGACATCCAGACGGTTCTCGCCATGTCCCCGCTTTGCAACCTCATCATTTACGACGGGGGGAACCTCCATACCGGCGTAAACCTCACCGGCACTCTCACGAAGGAAGCGAACGACAACAACGCCGACATCATCACGGAGAGCTACGGGTGGCAATTGGGGAGCAGCACTGCGACTGCCGTCCACAACCTGCACCTTTCGATGAGCGCTCAGGGGATCACCTATATGGCGGCCTCCGGCGACTCGGGCACCGACCTTAGCTTCTTCTATCCCAACATCGAACCGGAAGTTCTTTCCGTGGGTGGAACGACGGCGGTGGCGACCGCGGCCGGCGTCCGTACCTCGGAGACGGGATGGTCGGGCAGCGGCGGAGGCTGGAACACGAATGCCGCCGCCTTCAACGTGCTTCCGGCTTACCAAAAAGGAACTGGGGTCCCGACGAACATCAACTTCCGGCTCAATCCGGATCTGGCCCTCGACGCCGATCCGAATACCGGTTACGTGGTGTTCTTGGATGATGGGGTCCACCCCGCGGGCTTCTACCAAATTGGCGGTACCAGCGGCGCATCGCCGACCTTTGCAGGGGCGTTGGCCGATGCCGAGCAGCGGTTAATTGCCCTCGGTTCCCTTCCGGCTAACGCCGCCGGCAAGAAGCGCTTCGGCCGGATTCAAGACCTGATCTACTCCTATAACGGAGACAGCTCGGTCTTCTTCGATATCCTCACCGGGGCCAACGGCACTCTGCCGAACGGTCAGACGTCGACCGCGAAAGCCGGCTGGGACTTCGTCACCGGTTGGGGTGCGATGAATTTCGACGCTTTCGTAACCAAGGTGGCGAACTTCCCCAAGGTGAGTACCGTGACGGTGGCGCCCACGACGGTGGAAGGTGGCTCGGCCACGGCGGTAACCGGAACGGTTACCCTAACCAAACCGGCTTTGACCGGCGGCGACGTAGTGACCCTCGCTTCTTCAGATTCAGCGGTTACCGTGCCGGGTTCGATCACCATCGCCGCCGGAGCGACGACCGGAACCTTCGCCGTCACGACGAAGGCAGTCGGGGCTCTGAAAACGGTTACCTTAACCGCCTCGAAGAGCAACAGCTCGGCGACGTGCCCTTTGACGGTGACCACCCCCGTCCCCACCGCGCTCGCCATCGCCCCGGCAAGCGCCGTGGGAGGCAGCGCCACCGGTGGTACCGGAACGGTTACGGTGGATATTGCGGCTCCCGCCGGCGGACTGGCCGTCGCGTTGACTTCAAGTAACACCGCAGCCGCTACGGTGCCGGCAAGTGTCACGATTGCGCAAGGCGCAACCACCGCGACGTTCCCGGTAACGCCTCAAGTGGTCACCGCGTCCACGGCGGCCACGATTACCGCCACCAGCGGCGGCAAGAGTAAGACCGCCCCGTTCACGAGTCTCGCGACCCGGCTCAGCGCGTTCTCTCTCAACCCGGCCACCGTTTTCGGAGGAACCGCTTCGGTGGGTACCGTAACCCTCGCCGGCCCGGCTCCGACGGGCGGAATTTCGGTGGCGATCTCGCTCTCCGACGCCACATTGGCTACGCTCTCTTCCGCTACCGTCACCATCCCCGCCGGGTCGACCAGCGGCACGGTCACGGTGAATTCCAAGGCGGTCGATGTGGCCAAGACGTTGACGGTAACCGCCACGTACGCCGGGGTATCGAAACCGGCAACGTTGACGATCAACAAAGCGGCGCTCGCTTCGATGACCTCCAGCCTGGCGACGGCCTTGGGCGGAGTCAACTCGCCGGTCGTTACGGCGACGCTTACCTCGCCTGCCGGTCCGGCCGGAGCGGTGGTCTCAATCTCGACGAATCTGCCAAGCGTCGCCAAGTTCGCGGTGACGACCCTAACGATCCCGGCGGGAAGTAAGACCGCAACGGCAACGTTGACGACGATGCCGGTGGCCGCGGACACGGCCGTGAGCATCCTGGGCTCCTTCAATGGCAATAAGAGCGCCGCGGTCACCGTTCAGGCGGCAACGCTTGTGTCGATCACCCTTAACCCCACCTCCGTGCTTGGCAACGGGGTTAACGCGGTGACCGGTACGATCACGCTCAACGGTCCGGCCGGGCCAAACGTGAGAACGGTGTCGTTGGCCAGTTCCAATGGAACGGTGGTGACCGTTCCCACGACGGTAAACGTCTTGACCGGTGCGACGACGGCCACGTTCTCCTTCAAGCCGAAGGCGGTAGCGGCCTCCACCTCGGTCACGATTACCGCGACGCTGGCCGCGATCAGTAAGACGGCAACCCTGACCGTAACCCACTAG